The genomic DNA ataacaaataaaaacaatctacaAATTCTATACAACATTTGTTTAGACAGCAGGTTACCAAGGTAACACTGAGGGACTGAAGACTATTTCTGATAAACAGGGAGTCAGATAGACACAGTTCcagtatatacagtggtgtCCAAAATTATTATAACACCGGATAGATCTGAAAATATAGACTTTTTTTGCCTCCAAAACTTGATTTCATATCATAATGTTCATGAAATGTGTAGATGGTTTCTCTTAGCACAACAAATATCAGATGAAGTGAGTCCTActgtttttatccacttttaactttaatatttggATTTGTCCACCttttgcagcaattacagcGGCACATCTCTCTGGCATAGTGCCAATATATTTCCTGAGAACTTCAACACTAATGTTATCCCATGCCTTCTGCAACTCAAGCCAAAGGCTTTCCTTTGAATGTACAATAGATCTGTCCAGTTTATTTTCCAACTCGCACCAAATTTGCTCGATAGGGTTGAGGTCCGGACTTTGAGGGGGCCAGTCCATCATTTTCAATGTTCCAGCAGATTTCTTCTGTCGCAGGTAGTTCCGGCAATAGTTAGGAGAATGTTTAGGGTCATTGTCCTCTTGGAAAATAAATCCAGGCCCAATAAGACGACTCCCAGATGGTGCTCCGTGCCTCACCAGTATGTTGTggtaatactactaccactactactactaccaacaacaatatataacaacatgcacactcagagtgaggagctgtactatataataataataataataataatgatgatataaataatatcactactaataataataatatatatatatatatataacaacatgtacattcagagtgaggagatgtattatagaattataataataataataataataataataataataataataataataataatgataacaaataataataataatagtaataacatacaacaacatgtacactcagagtgaggagttgtatagattaatggccacaggcaggaatgatttcctgtggcgctctgtagtgcatcttggtacaattagtctggcactgaaagaactcctatatctaaccagcacttcatggagtgggttggacacattgtccaaaatagctcccactttgtgaagcattctcctctctgacatcaccgtcagagagtcaagcttcactcctacaacgtcactggccTTGTGGATCAGTCTATTCAGTCTATTCAGTCTACTGACGccctctaccctcagcctgctgccccagcataccacagcatagaagatagcactggctaccacagactcatagaacatcctgagcatagtcctgcagatgttgaaggacctcaaccgcctcagaaaatagaggcggctctggcccttcctataaagggcatcagtgttcctcccccagaccaatttgttatcaatgtgtactcCCAAGTACTTATAATCTTCAACAacgtccacactgaccccctgaatgaaaacaaggGTCACtggcaccttggtcctcctcagatccaccaccagttcctttgtctttgtcacattgagctgtagatggttctgctcacaccatgtgacaaagttgtccacaacagccctgtactcaacctcatcacccttgctgatacatccaaccactgctgagtcatcagaaaacttctggagatgacaggtctcTGTGTAGTAGTTGAAGTCtgtggtgtagagggtgaagaggaaaggagagaggacagtccctTGCggggccccggtgttgctgaccactctgtctgataCACAGTgtttcaggcgcacatactgtggtctgccagtcagatagtccacaacccaggacacgaGGGCGGGGTCCATCTGCATCGCTGTcatcttctcacccagtagacctgggctgatggtgttgaaagcactggagaagtcaaaaaacatgactctcacagtgctcaccgtcttgtccaggtgagtgtagacgcggtcaagcaggtagatgatggcatcctcaactccaagttggggctggtaggcaaactgtagggggtccaaaaatgatttgaccacgggccggagctgctcctagatgagtctctccagggtcttcatgatgtgggaggtcaGCGCCACAGGTCCGTAGTCCTTAGAGTCACTGGGGCACGGCGTCTTCGGCACAGGAACTAGGCAGGACGTCTTCCACATCACCGGGACCCTCCGCAGACTCAGGCTcatgttgaagacatgctgaagaacaccacagagctggatggcacaggttttgagcaccctggggctgacaccatcagggcctgcagcTTTGCCAGAGTGACGTTTCCCCAGCTGTCTTCTAACACCTAATCACTGTAGATGGGGGTGAGGGCGTAGGGGTAGAGGTGAGagtgttgaattagaatttaatatgaccagagaatgtttcaggccttctcaaataaagttactctctcctcatgagagtgaacagaatatgtcaatctgacctccagaatgtaccagacagaccttgattgtggtgcttttgttgtgcaaaacatattctgaagtttgattatagatacacgccttgcaaccaacatccaactgttagattaccataacatcactacaggaacgtgctgtCTGTGACGCAccaacctaaacagttaatctgaaatggttacgtactttatgatatccaacaagcatttaaacatgagatgcttggaaacaagaacagagacgggacaggacacaccagagggacacacacacgagagggagctcctctgaccggcccttcggggtccgtcatgagccaAGCGCTGtgagtactttacctgtgacctgtgaccagaataaactgcttgtgagaccagactgaaaacctccgttgagttcttgagctgccaatataagaaccggacAAAAAAGTTTCTAACAATTTggtgccgtgacccggattggCAGACTCTGAGATGGTGTCCTGTTGAGGACCCCCGGAGGGATTGGAGAgaaaactttttcagacaactACAAGGCGCGCCTGAGAAAATGGTAAGCAGAAAACCTTTTGAGATAGAATTTCTGCATATTGGctatatttaaatgaaagttgtctgaataatgttgtCCCTCCAACCGCTAAAGTGTTAATCAAGCTGAGTACAGCAGAATTGCATTGAAATGTTGTTTGGTCACAAGTAAAGTGCAAAATCACATAGTCCCATGTGAGGGAAAAGAGAATAAGTGTCCAAGCACAGCTAATCTGACCTGATAAGGGACATAGAACTCACTGGGTAAATAACCATTGAGAGTTGTCTCCCAAAATTTTAGAGAGGGTGGCTttcccttgaagatgagaggctgcaaggagggtgagggggagagagtggagtaggtgttgttgggggcagGAACAATCGACGTGTTGATGGTGATTTCTGTAGGGAGTGCAGGGGCctgggcatcaaatctgttAAAGAACAGATTGAGTTCATTGGCCCATTtcacactgccttcaactccactgttaccagctgacttaaaaccagtgattgttctcatccctctccagacctctctgttgttgttttgctgaagtttccgctccaacttcttcctgtattcctccttagcctctctgatcttgtgcttcaggtgtctctgtgtgattctcatctcctccttgttgccagccctgaaagccctcttcttatcattcaggagggccttaatgtcctttgttacccacGGCTTCTTGTTAGGgcaacagtgaacagtctctacTGGAACAATGGAGTCTACACAAAAGTTGATATAGTCCATGATGCGCTCTGTGAGCCCGTCGATGTCTTCTCCatttggctcacagagtgcctgccagtctgtgacctcaaaacatccctgcagttTCACATACACCTCTTCCgaccatctcctcactgtcctTGTGGTCGCAGGCTGTCTTTTTACCAGAGGCAAATAAGTGGGACTGAGGTGTATGAGATTGTGGCCAGACCTgcccagaggggggaggggagaggagctgtatgCACCCTTCACATTAGCATACATcaagtccagggtcctctcctctctggtgaaacagttcacgtactgggtgaagttgggcagtgcctttgccatggtgacatggttgaagtcaCCCGAGATAGCAATGAATGCACtcgggtgtagagtctgtacccgggctatggcagagtggatgacgtcacacgccgaaattgggttggcagaaggaggaatgtaaacagtcaccatgacaacatgtaaaaactcccgtggcagataatatAGACGAAGAATAATGacgaataataataataataataacaacaataataataataataccactactaataataatatataacaacatgtacattcagagtgaggagatgtatctatttttaattttctatgaCATAGTCTCAGTTGAGTTACAGTCACTTGCCTTCAGGTGTTGGACTTATAGTGCTGCATTAACTACCACCTGATTATCATTAGTTCATCAGATAATCAATACAGTAACCCTCTGTCTGGCATCAAGCATGAACTGAGGCAGATTAAGTACCTTTTGTGCCTAATCAGGCCTGCAGATTATATTAGTTTGATACTCATGATGGTATGTACTTCGTACTGTAAATCCTTCATGGTTACAGAggctctgtggctcagaggaagagtgGGTTGTCCATGAATTGGAAGGCCGtcggcttcagtgtgtgaatgtgtgcaattGTGTGTGAATAGTCTCCttcaacttagattcctcctgtgtgaatgaggacgtaatgtaaaagcgctttgagtagtcgagATGACTAGACAGGTGCTATACTTTTAGAAATTTAAACTAATTTCAGCTGTTGAAATCTACATTTAAATTCATGTATCTGATTTAATTTACTGTCATATTTCTTATTGTAGAATCATAGCTACATTTGTCTCATCTGTGAATATACATAAAGCAGTCCAAGATGATGCATTAAAGgccccatattctgctcattttcaagttcatacttgtgtttggaggtccTGCTAGAACAGGTTTCTTTTACATGTTGCCATTTGGTGATATTTTTTCAAGCGCTTTCTAAGAactatattttaattttacGTCTTTATTAGATAGGTTACATAGTCAATAGTGAGAGAACTGGAAATGAGGGGAGAAGGAGATGGGGATAGACATTCAACAAAGGTACTCAGCTGGATGTGAGGTGGGAAACGTTGCAGGTCATGGATGGTGTCTTTACCCTTGAGTGCACATTGGCACTACTTTAGTGCAGCCATAATTTCGTCCTACCACATTTACATTACACGTAATTTTAATGATGTTACAATAAAGTACACCAAGTCCAAGAGGCATGAAACCACCAGTCTGGGTGGTCTGAGTCTTTTTTACCGCTGTCTCCCACCTTTGCCCTCTCTGTGGACTCTTGAAAGATCACTTGGGTCGCTGATTAGAATaacaggaggtgtgtgtttcaCTCTCAGATTAGCCAAAAAAGTAAAGATATTTCGTCTGACTCGATAAAATGAAACTTTTATGGATTCCTGAACTGAACTCTCCCCTCTAGTGGGCATTAGGAAGCATGGCAGCATGCACCAATGACGttgagctcttttttttttcattctgtatgTATAATGCACTGTACCTTCATGCTGGCCTTGGTTGCGAGCACTGAGGATTTAGCCACATAATGTATTCAGACCAAGCAGCATGAAATCAGGCATCCAAGCTTTTCCTCATGGCATCTCTGTAACTGTAGAAGTACAGAAACCTTGCAAAAAGGTAAGGATAGAGAAAAGCTTAACCAAATATTACATTGTCCACAACAATCAGTTTAACATTACAGTTAGAATGGAAATCATGAACTAAAAATTGCCCTAAATCATTTGGTCATATGATTAAACTTGGAGGCAAACCAGAAGAGGCTTATTAACATGCCCTCCCCTGGCaggtgcctgtgtgtgtgtgtgtgtgtgtgcttgttccATCAATACCATTCATTTATCTGTCATCGACTTGCGTGACAAGCCGGctgcctccctccatccttaTCTCCATGGCATGAGCCGCTGTAAACTAGTGACTGATTGGACTGATGACAAACATAACTGTCCGTACACTAGGTGCAGACAGGCTCACATTCCCACCTCATGTTTGAAATCACAGAAAGTCAGGAAATGACATGATGAACGCAGTAGTGGATGTTCTGATCCTACTGGCCTTGTGCATGCAACATCAGGGGATCAGAGATGGCAGTTGAGGACAAGGTGACAagatgtttgtatgttttttgaCAAGCGTCCCAGATGAGACCTTTACAAACTAGCCAGAAGTGACAAGTTTATTTCATACAGCccaatatcaatcaatcaattcatctttatttatatagcgtgttatctcaagatgctttccataaagggcaggtctagaccaaactctttaaatgagagagagagccacatGGTGCACATCAAACAACAACCacaataataacagcagctatattactgacaataagaatatgactaataatgagcaatatggtaacagtgaaaaacacgaCAATAGTTTTTCGCAATAGTTTATTTGCCATATTGCTCATTACAAGTCATACATGTGTCTCAGTTGGGTTTGCAGTTCCCAACACAGTTCAAGGTCTCACTGAATCAAGGAAAACTTGTCAAAACACCTTAGAATATCAGTGAACAGGGAAGattggagaaaaacaatgtAGATTACtttacattcacaaaaaacaaaaacaaaaagttaataaaaaagcAGTATAAGTTTATCTTTCCGCTAACCTAGACTCCCCAAACTCTGCTCATAGACCAACATAAATGGCCTATGAACCCCTTTGTGTGTGCAAAAGCAAGCATCCACAatgtataaaaaacaaaatgcaaagcaATACATCGGGTTTGTAGGACTGGGGAGCTTACAATTGTGAGCAGCCTCAGCAGAACAACAATGGTTCTAGTAAAGGACAAGGCTGaatagaaaaacaacatcatGTGAATCTTCCCCACGTGCTAACAGAGGCAGGCGCATCTGTTCATAGGTGTctggctgtatgtgtgtttttgtgtgcgcAGTGATTGTTGTGTGTCACTGCACGTGCTGTAAAGCCATCAGGGCCACACAGGAGTGAAAGTGGCCGCAGTTTCCTGCAATGTGAACTTCACAGCACGCGACAGCAGCGAGGTTAAGTTCAGactgctgcactgcagaggcACACAACACGAAGGAACAGCCATTAAACACAGATCGATCAAACAACATTAATTAAACAATTCAATTTACCAAATCAGTTCcatgaaacatgttttcacTCGCAAAATACTTTTCCCTCACTGTCAATTCTTTATTTGTATCACATTTTCACAGATGTTATTTAAATCAGCTTCAACAGTCAGATGTTATTTTCTTCTCTGATAAAATATGATGACTTTTCTTTATACTTTCATGTGCGTGAATGATCAGTGAAGCCTACTCATTGTGTACTAAAATCTGCTTAATATGCAAGCAATATGTCATTAGTGCTACTAAAAACATACCTAAACACAATTAAATGTCCTTGATTGTACTACTTTAAGACACCATTAAAATGCACTTGAATATACTTAAGTATATATTTTGCACTAATGCTATAtgttttttcaatttaatttaactgAATTTTAATGACTTTCACGAGCaaattaaatatgattaaaacaTCCTTCCAGTTGAAATATATTTGggaaaaagtttatttttaaaaagtacagcattaatgaataaaaaagttGTATCTAAGTAAAAATAGTATGATCAAGTACATTCAATTGTATGAAGGTATGACTTGAGTAGCACTATCGACACACATCATTAGCATATTAAATTTATTGTCAGTACATCATCACTTGTATAGTAAATATACTTAAATGAAGTGTACACTTAACAGAGGGATAATACATACTGATGAACTGATGAGTGAGTTTGCTTTGCAGACATGGGGAGCCACTTTCACGACCCATCCCTTGAATGGCATAATTGGGAAAAGGCTACAGGTCTTCAGATGATTATACATTCTTTTAGTCCAGTGAACTTAAGTCTTAGTGGATATTAGCTTTATTCTTCCATACGACCATTATTAAGATCCTTTTAACTCCAAAAATAGGTTTTGTGTGTGATCCCCCATCTCTGCCTGACCTTGCCACAAGCTTTGTTCTGAGGCTTTCAGGCATCATGACTCACATATCCACACCAATGGCAGCCAATTTGAGCACTGTGAGTAAAGAAACTACTctcacatgttttcttttttgagaaAAATACACCAAGTGACAGGGTGTGATTATCACTTTCAATACGTAAAGAAGAGGCTGGACTTTTACCACTAGGCCTACTTTTAGGTGACAGCGTGGGAAGGGTGTTATTAATCCATTAACCATTGCCCGTGAAAAGTATGTAATTCTATTTTGTATGTCACAATGGGGAAAAAACTGCTCATAGGTTGGGTTCATGTGAGGTCTGCTGCAGATGCAAAGTCTGAGTGGTCTGCTGCACAAAAGATTCTCAATATGAATTCAAAAGCAGTGCCaattgaaataaaaagcatGGAGAGTGAATGACCTTCACTTCAGAAAAACATCCATCTCCACACAGCTCCACATCTAAAACATAGATGTGGAGCAGTCTTTGTTACGAACATCTAGTGATTAGACTATTTGGCCGTATCAGTCGTTGCAACAGAAGATAGTTTAGtagcttttctttctcacatataatatttcatgttgtttgGTGAGTGGAGACGGCCATGTCTCAGTGCTACACTGCTTCACTGTGAGATGTGATTAGACCAACAACCTGCCTCACATCCATTCGCCACTTCATCTCTGATGAGCCAACAATCATGTAGGAGTGTAGGAGTGTAGGAGGGGAAGGTATGTGCCAGGTGGAAACCTTGGCTTTAATCTGGCCATTTAGGATGTGTGGGATTCAGGCTTGGGACGTCTGGCAATCATGACTCCATcattacccacacacacaaacacactcgaggaagagaaggaaaaaaaaaaagagtgggcGAGAGAAAGAGTTGCTATCTAATAGATTTCTGAGTGAAGGTTATGCAATCATACAGTCATCCAATAATCAAATGATGAAGTTCCTGACTCAACATCCTCCCACTTTTTCCTTCACAACTGTGTGAATGGgtagtgcgcacacacacacacacacacacacacacacacacacacacacagatagatagatagatagatagatagatagatagatagatagatagatagatagatagatagatagatagataggcaAGCCATTATgctattaaaaatattttattttgaaaacatcatCTCAAGTGCATTTATAGCGGTACCGCGTCAAATATACATTCATATTCGTTGTTTTATTCGCTCTGTAACACTTCGTCTTATTCTCTACTAGTCTCTCACTGAATCTGACATTTTTCCAGCGCTTTGCCGGCTGGCTTTCTTGCCGTGTGTGGCCCAATCACTTGTCGGAGATCCGTGCTAAAACTCGGCCGCCGGGCCAGTGGGTACAGGGCGCCACAGGCATCTTCGCGCCCCGGTGTCTGGCTCCCTCTCCCTGGCACACGGCCTGTGCGCATGGCCTGGTACGAACGGATGGAGACTTTGCGGTGCTGAGAGGGGCCAGTTTCAGTCGGGAGCCCGCCTCGCTTTGCTAAAGTCTCGAAGACTTTCTCTAGATTTGTGCTGTCCTTTGCAGACGTTTCGAAATAGGCACAGTCATCACCAAGGGCTTGGAGCACCTCTGCCTTAGATATTCCTCTCTCAGACTCCAGGAGATCCACCTTGTTGGCGCAGACCACCAGGGGAACATGCGGCCGTGCGCACTGCTCTGGCACAGAGGGTTTGGTGAGCTTAGATTTGGCAGCCAGAATCTCCGTTCGCAGGGCGCAAACCTCTTCGAAAGAGCTCCGGTCATCTAGGCTGAATACTAGAAGAAATATATCTCCTGCGAAAGTAATAAAATGGagataaatcatttattttgttttcctccaatACTTGCTTTTTACGCACATCGTCGCATTCTTCAAGAGAGAGAATTGAGCATTTACGCATGCACCTATCACCTGCACTGGTTCTTATGTtgtgaacaaataaaaactgacatgCAGTCCTAAATGTTTGCAGGACAGAGATTATGAGAGAGCCAATACGCACCAGTGAGGATTGAAAGCCGCCGCTTGGCTGGGAAATCCCTTTCCCTGGACGCATCCAGGATGTCAATTTGGTAGGTCTCTCCGCGGATGCGAAACAGCTTCCTGAGGAAGTCCTCGGAGGTGGGCATGTACTCCTCCACAAATCCGTCCCGCAGGTATCTTCTCAGGATGGAGGTCTTGCCGACCCGTGGCGCGCCAAGGACCACGATGCGCTTAGAGTTCTGCGGCTTGGTGGAGTAGAGGGGGTCTTGGCCAATCTGGCGCTGGCGGGTTTGACCGTGGAGAACCAGAGCTGCCAGCTGATCCAGCGGGGATCTCTTGCAGGGATAGCTGCTGTTGGCAGCGGAGAGTTGCCTCACGGCTGTCCCTGAACGCGTCTTCttctcctgtttccactgagaCGTGGCCACTTTGAGTATGCCCAAGCCCGCTTTTATTCCCGATGAACTCAGGTGCTGCGATGCGTTTTTGTAAGCCAGTAAGACTTTGGAGGACCCGGCGCACTGCCCGTCCATGTTACCGCGCAGCTGCGGACCATCAGCGGTGGAGCAGCTGCGGGGTGCGGGGATGGAGGTGGTCTGCGTGCCGGTGGAGATGCTGCCTCTCTCCATCGCCTTGAGGTGGTTTGGTGGTTCCTCGCAAGCAAACAGTGGACAGACTCTGTGATCTGGCGCTTTAATGGGCTTCCTCAGGCTCGTCTGTGGCTGATGTCAGTTGTCTTTATATAGGCTCCCCTCAGCCCCCGTGGCTCTGCCGCGTCATGCTGATTGACAGAAGGGGTTGTTGTGTTCCTCAGGAGAACACTGTGTTTAGAGGAGACACGATGTAGGCTGTCCGGCTGAGCATAGGCAACAATGTGGTCCACTTATTTAGCCCTTGACATGTTTCTGAAGCCCCTTGGTAGTCTGAAGTGTGCGTGAAACACacttcttttttcattattattattattattattattattattattattattattattattattgttattaaattGTCTTTTGAATAGGTTATACATACCTGAAAATATGTAGGCTGTTTTGACAAcctttctataaaaaaaaactattgctCATATTTTGTCTTATAGCTgttctctttcttgctctgcATGTTATTTcataatagaaaagaaagaaagagctttTTCTCAGTTCAACCACTTCATGGTTTTGAGGCGTccgttgccatggcaacaatCGGAGGACAACATACCTGAAGCTATTTGCAGCGCTAGCTTGGTTAGCACTGCCAACTAGCACTAATATTACTTGTTCATATCTACTGCCTAAATGCTTGCTAGACCAAATGAGCCGTCAAAGGAGTCAAAGGAGAAGGAGTTGGGACCTCTCAGTCACGCAGGTCAGCTACAACCTTATTTCTCTGGCAACATCCACGGTCTGTCCCTGCAGGCTAACGCTAGCTGCTAGCTGAAGGAAGTACTCACATCTTTTAATTTGGTGAAAATAGCAAAACCATATAGTGTGAACGCTCTCTTTCAagttaaagtcctgcattcaaaatgtagTTCGTcaacaacaaatacagaaaGATTAGCATCAAAGCAGTATCAAAAGTAACAGCAGTCTTTATGCACACTTTTCCTCACTTAAATGCTGCAGCTGGTAAAGATGGGACtacttttaactactttatgTGCTGCTGGATAGCTCTGATCTTAACCTATAGTAATATATTAAAGTGTATGTGTTGAGTATGTTTTGTTTCAAtaaaaattaatctgcagagtAACTAGTAAAATTATCTAAAACATGTTGCAGGGGAAATGTCATAGAGTACAAGTATCTCAAACTTGCACTTACTTGGgtaaatacacttatttgcatTCAACC from Pempheris klunzingeri isolate RE-2024b chromosome 3, fPemKlu1.hap1, whole genome shotgun sequence includes the following:
- the rasd2b gene encoding GTP-binding protein Rhes, with product MERGSISTGTQTTSIPAPRSCSTADGPQLRGNMDGQCAGSSKVLLAYKNASQHLSSSGIKAGLGILKVATSQWKQEKKTRSGTAVRQLSAANSSYPCKRSPLDQLAALVLHGQTRQRQIGQDPLYSTKPQNSKRIVVLGAPRVGKTSILRRYLRDGFVEEYMPTSEDFLRKLFRIRGETYQIDILDASRERDFPAKRRLSILTGDIFLLVFSLDDRSSFEEVCALRTEILAAKSKLTKPSVPEQCARPHVPLVVCANKVDLLESERGISKAEVLQALGDDCAYFETSAKDSTNLEKVFETLAKRGGLPTETGPSQHRKVSIRSYQAMRTGRVPGRGSQTPGREDACGALYPLARRPSFSTDLRQVIGPHTARKPAGKALEKCQIQ